A stretch of the Brevundimonas sp. MF30-B genome encodes the following:
- the miaA gene encoding tRNA (adenosine(37)-N6)-dimethylallyltransferase MiaA: protein MTQTPLLLIAGPTASGKSALALEHARRTGAVILNADSQQLYADLRVLTARPSLKDEALAEHRLYGVADAAEAWSVGRWSRAVLAEIQALEGRPAILVGGTGLYFTALTRGLADIPPAPDNVRKEVENEFDANGEAAFRTRLARVDPSAAARIEAGDRQRLVRALTVHRASGRALSDWQADTQPLLEPGDWTGLVVEPDRTELYARCDGRAAAMLDQGALAEVDALSTRRLDPALPAMKAVGVRELAAHLAGETTRAQALEALSQSTRNYAKRQLTWFRNQTPDWPRA, encoded by the coding sequence TTGACCCAGACGCCCCTTCTGCTGATCGCCGGCCCTACGGCCTCGGGCAAGTCCGCCCTGGCGCTGGAGCATGCGCGGCGCACGGGCGCGGTGATCCTCAACGCCGACAGCCAGCAGCTGTACGCCGACCTGCGCGTCCTCACCGCCCGCCCGTCGCTGAAGGACGAGGCCCTGGCCGAGCACAGGCTCTACGGCGTGGCCGACGCCGCCGAGGCCTGGTCCGTAGGGCGCTGGAGTCGGGCCGTCCTCGCTGAAATCCAGGCGCTGGAGGGCCGCCCGGCTATCCTGGTCGGCGGGACAGGTCTGTATTTCACCGCCCTGACCCGCGGCTTGGCCGACATTCCCCCGGCGCCGGACAATGTGCGCAAAGAGGTCGAGAACGAGTTCGACGCGAACGGCGAAGCCGCTTTCCGCACACGCCTCGCGCGGGTCGACCCATCGGCAGCGGCCCGCATCGAGGCCGGGGACCGCCAGCGCCTGGTCCGCGCCCTGACCGTCCATCGCGCCAGCGGCCGCGCGCTCAGCGACTGGCAGGCCGACACCCAGCCGCTGCTTGAGCCAGGCGACTGGACCGGCCTGGTGGTCGAGCCCGACCGCACCGAACTCTACGCCCGCTGCGACGGGCGCGCGGCGGCGATGCTGGATCAAGGCGCTTTGGCCGAGGTCGACGCTCTCTCAACCCGCAGGCTGGACCCCGCCCTTCCCGCCATGAAGGCCGTCGGCGTGCGTGAACTGGCGGCGCATCTGGCCGGCGAGACCACCCGCGCTCAGGCCCTCGAAGCGCTGTCCCAATCCACCCGCAACTACGCCAAGCGCCAGTTGACGTGGTTCCGCAATC
- a CDS encoding Mrp/NBP35 family ATP-binding protein yields the protein MPDRQTVLNALNAVIDPVSGQGLVAAGLVQGLVVADDRAGFVIEAPAGRAALYAPVRDAAEAALKGLPGVTRVSVVLTAEAAPASAPAPRTAGLSKAALDQGRPKAPVATDRPAHVRRVLAVASGKGGVGKSTVSVNLAAALAARGLSVGVLDADVYGPSLPTMLGLSGKPAYEDGAMVPHLAHGLKAMSVGLLTNADDAMIWRGPMASQAITQMLTQTRWGTAEAPLDVLVIDLPPGTGDVQLTLIQKTPLDGAVIVTTPQEVALADARRAHALFQKVGVPTLGVIENMSGEVFGRGGGEAEAARLGVAYLGDVPLHADIRAAGDSGRPITSIAPESIIGRYFKDMSALIVDRLEL from the coding sequence TTGCCCGACCGCCAGACCGTGCTGAACGCCCTGAACGCCGTGATCGATCCGGTCAGCGGCCAAGGACTGGTCGCCGCCGGCCTGGTCCAGGGGCTGGTCGTGGCGGACGACCGCGCGGGCTTTGTGATCGAGGCGCCCGCCGGCCGCGCGGCGCTCTACGCCCCGGTTCGCGACGCGGCCGAGGCGGCGTTGAAGGGCCTGCCGGGCGTGACGCGCGTCTCGGTCGTGCTGACCGCCGAGGCCGCCCCGGCGTCTGCCCCGGCGCCGCGCACCGCGGGCCTGTCCAAGGCCGCGCTGGATCAGGGGCGGCCCAAGGCGCCGGTCGCGACGGACCGCCCGGCCCATGTGCGGCGCGTCCTGGCCGTGGCCTCGGGCAAGGGCGGGGTAGGCAAGTCCACCGTGTCGGTCAATCTGGCGGCGGCGCTGGCGGCTCGGGGCCTGTCGGTCGGGGTGCTGGACGCCGACGTATACGGCCCGTCGTTGCCGACCATGCTCGGCCTGTCGGGCAAGCCGGCCTATGAGGACGGGGCCATGGTCCCGCACCTGGCTCACGGGTTGAAGGCCATGTCGGTCGGCCTGCTGACGAACGCCGACGACGCCATGATCTGGCGTGGCCCGATGGCGTCGCAGGCCATCACCCAGATGCTGACGCAGACCCGCTGGGGGACCGCCGAGGCCCCGCTGGACGTGCTGGTGATCGACCTGCCGCCCGGCACCGGCGACGTGCAACTGACCCTGATCCAGAAAACGCCGCTGGACGGCGCCGTCATCGTCACCACCCCTCAGGAGGTGGCTCTGGCCGATGCACGGCGTGCTCACGCCCTGTTCCAGAAGGTCGGCGTGCCCACCCTGGGGGTGATCGAAAACATGAGCGGCGAAGTGTTCGGTCGCGGCGGCGGAGAGGCCGAGGCGGCGCGGCTGGGCGTGGCCTATCTGGGAGACGTGCCGCTGCATGCCGACATTCGGGCCGCCGGGGATTCGGGCCGCCCCATCACCTCCATAGCTCCAGAGAGCATTATTGGACGATATTTCAAGGATATGTCGGCGTTAATCGTGGACCGACTTGAACTTTGA